GCTCAAAGAGATCGCTCCTTATGCGACCCTCTTTTGCATTGATGCGTCTTTTCCCATTTTACACGCGCATGGGATCAAACCCGATCTGGTCTTTTCTTTGGAGCGTGTGGAAGCTAGTGCGAAATTCTATCAAGATACCCCTAAGGGGGCCCAAGAGGGTGTGATCTTTGCCATCACTTCCATTGTGCATCAAAGTTTGCGCCAAGCCATTAGCAAGGGCACTATTCAATTTAGCCTACGCCCCTTTGGCTACACCTCTTTGTTTAACCTACACGACTATGGCTATTTAGGCATTGGCATGAGCGCGGCTAACATGGCCTATGAACTCGTGGTGCATGCGCGCTTTAAGCGCTGTGTTTTCATCGGGCAAGATTTGAGCTTTGCGCCCAGTGGAGAGAGTCATGCCAGTGGAGCGATCTATGGCGCGCAAGAGATCAAACCCAAAGAAGAAGGGGAGAAAATTTTTATTGAAGCCTATGGAGGAGAAGGGCAGGTAGAGAGCACGCGCATTTGGAAGCTCTTTTTAGATTTCTTTGAAAAGGACATTTACCACACACCCTATAATTTAGAGGTGATCAACGCTACAGAGGGCGGGGCGCGCATTAGGGGCACTTTAGAACTTCCCTTTAAAGAAGCGATCGCACGCATTAAAGCAGATTTGCCCGCCTTAGAGCCCAAAGCCCCCATGCAACTCACCCCCCCAAGCCCAGAGCAGAGCGCGCGCTGGTTAGAGGAAGCTAAAAAGACCTGTTTAGATGCGATTGAGTATGCCCAAGAGTGCAAGGAAAAAATCGAAGCCCTCTTTTTGGAGATAATGGCATTCTTAGAAGAGATCGAATCGCTCAATGCTCAAAATGACCTAGAAAAATTAAATTTAAAGCGCATTGAGGCGTTGAGTGAAAAAATTGATAATTTAAAAACGCTTTTTAAGGAAGTTAAGTTCAACCAATGTTTTAATGATGCGATTCAATCCTATATCTTCCATCAAGAACTAGACATCG
This portion of the Helicobacter felis ATCC 49179 genome encodes:
- a CDS encoding motility associated factor glycosyltransferase family protein; amino-acid sequence: MSNIYEKNLGVLQRKDPLLALELSKLKSNLKYEVFMQQDAFNIVDISTNTPLFAHKPLEENLERFKELNAYMYIPYLYFYGAGNGILMRLFLGVEQLKRLVVIEPELEIIFIILNLLDFSEEIQSDRLILLHSGACDYPLIASLFMMDKHAKIYAKVYELIIAHSYYEQYVQDFTLINQHFIKALENAVIGVGNDAKDAIIGIKHHVQNLPFVVQTPTLINLVQALKMRNARYNTAIIVSTGPSLNKQLPLLKEIAPYATLFCIDASFPILHAHGIKPDLVFSLERVEASAKFYQDTPKGAQEGVIFAITSIVHQSLRQAISKGTIQFSLRPFGYTSLFNLHDYGYLGIGMSAANMAYELVVHARFKRCVFIGQDLSFAPSGESHASGAIYGAQEIKPKEEGEKIFIEAYGGEGQVESTRIWKLFLDFFEKDIYHTPYNLEVINATEGGARIRGTLELPFKEAIARIKADLPALEPKAPMQLTPPSPEQSARWLEEAKKTCLDAIEYAQECKEKIEALFLEIMAFLEEIESLNAQNDLEKLNLKRIEALSEKIDNLKTLFKEVKFNQCFNDAIQSYIFHQELDIAKIVVKPTFTQEELQAKQLEWIYAHKYWLFSLAGGITCVKEVLEQALQTWE